In Mycoplasma sp. OR1901, the following are encoded in one genomic region:
- the fetB gene encoding iron export ABC transporter permease subunit FetB: MNGIIEISYLRLGFAYLYLVAVLIIVLLIKLKRIKNILISAIRMSVQLFLMGYTLGYIIENPNPFITIGILIVMEAFAIFSIFRKFKVKMSSKLKLITAISMLAGTVSSIVYFLFVVVGVKVWYDPQYSIPLAGMLIGNSMTGISLGVKVLVEDMAKSRDEIEQKLIFGATPKQATKDIILKAFDSAIMPTLNSMLGMGIIFLPGMMTGQILSGVDPVNAILYQIAIMLGILASVSITVLLSLEFGYRTYFNKNHQFISQE, encoded by the coding sequence ATGAACGGAATTATAGAAATATCATATTTAAGATTAGGTTTTGCTTATCTTTATTTAGTAGCCGTCTTAATTATTGTTTTACTAATAAAACTAAAAAGAATAAAAAATATACTTATTTCAGCAATAAGAATGAGTGTTCAATTGTTTTTAATGGGATATACTCTAGGTTATATTATTGAAAACCCAAACCCATTCATCACTATTGGTATTCTAATAGTTATGGAAGCATTTGCGATATTTAGTATTTTTAGGAAGTTTAAAGTTAAAATGTCTTCCAAATTAAAATTGATTACTGCAATCTCAATGCTTGCAGGAACAGTTAGTTCGATTGTTTACTTCTTATTTGTAGTGGTTGGTGTTAAAGTTTGATATGATCCACAATACTCAATACCTCTAGCAGGTATGTTAATCGGAAATTCTATGACCGGAATTTCATTAGGAGTTAAGGTTTTAGTCGAAGATATGGCTAAAAGTAGAGATGAAATAGAACAAAAATTAATCTTTGGAGCAACTCCGAAACAAGCAACTAAAGATATAATTTTAAAAGCATTTGATTCTGCAATTATGCCAACACTTAACTCTATGTTAGGGATGGGGATTATTTTCTTACCAGGTATGATGACAGGACAAATTTTATCAGGTGTAGATCCTGTAAATGCAATATTATATCAAATCGCAATAATGCTAGGTATTTTAGCTTCAGTTTCGATAACTGTTTTACTTAGTTTAGAATTTGGATATAGGACTTATTTCAACAAAAATCATCAATTTATATCGCAAGAATAA
- the prfA gene encoding peptide chain release factor 1, with protein MENTMYKSLMQIKEKHEELEKALLNPDVISDIKKYNKINKEINSINDIVEAFTKYLHSEEALKQAKELLSIEKDEQMIQLAKMEITEAEDNMSKLSEELKILILPKDENDDKDVIVEIRGAAGGDEANIFAGDLYRMYSKWCAQNNMKTTLLDATVAEAGGFTLVTFSVKGDKPYSKLKFESGVHRVQRVPVTETKGRVHTSTSTVTVMPEIDDDIEIEVRPEDIRVDVFRSSGNGGQSVNTTDSAVRITHFASGIIVSCQEGKSQIQNKEIAMRILKSKLYDLELKKKQEEESGYRKLAGSGARSEKIRTYNYPQDRVTDHRIGYSTSLNSVMEGKLNSIIDALLTEEQNEKIKEAGI; from the coding sequence ATGGAAAATACAATGTACAAATCACTTATGCAAATTAAAGAAAAACATGAAGAGTTAGAAAAAGCACTTTTAAACCCTGATGTTATTTCTGATATAAAAAAATATAATAAAATTAACAAGGAAATCAATTCAATTAATGATATTGTGGAGGCATTTACAAAATACTTACACAGTGAAGAAGCATTAAAACAAGCTAAAGAATTACTTTCTATCGAAAAAGATGAACAAATGATTCAATTAGCAAAAATGGAAATTACCGAAGCTGAAGATAATATGTCAAAATTAAGCGAAGAGCTTAAAATACTTATTTTACCTAAAGATGAAAATGATGACAAAGACGTTATCGTTGAAATTCGTGGTGCCGCTGGTGGTGATGAAGCTAATATTTTTGCTGGTGATTTATATAGAATGTATTCGAAATGATGTGCTCAAAATAATATGAAAACTACCTTACTTGATGCTACAGTAGCTGAAGCAGGTGGGTTTACATTAGTTACATTTTCAGTTAAGGGAGATAAACCTTATTCAAAACTAAAATTCGAAAGTGGTGTACATAGAGTTCAACGTGTACCTGTTACTGAAACTAAAGGACGTGTTCATACTTCAACATCAACAGTTACAGTTATGCCTGAAATTGATGATGATATCGAAATAGAAGTAAGACCTGAAGATATTAGAGTTGATGTGTTCCGTTCAAGTGGAAATGGTGGTCAATCAGTTAATACAACTGACTCCGCAGTTAGAATTACTCACTTTGCAAGTGGGATAATAGTTTCTTGTCAAGAAGGTAAGAGTCAAATTCAAAACAAAGAAATAGCAATGCGTATTTTAAAATCTAAATTATATGATTTAGAACTTAAAAAGAAACAAGAAGAAGAATCTGGTTACCGTAAATTAGCTGGTTCTGGTGCTAGATCTGAAAAAATTAGAACTTACAACTACCCACAAGATCGTGTGACAGATCATAGAATCGGTTATTCAACATCACTTAACTCAGTTATGGAAGGTAAATTAAATTCAATTATAGACGCACTTTTAACAGAAGAACAAAATGAAAAAATAAAAGAAGCTGGTATTTAA
- the prmC gene encoding peptide chain release factor N(5)-glutamine methyltransferase has product MPTREDLLLEKRRYGLKEEISSFELEQLNSGMPVQKIMGYIEMANIKIDLRHNVLIPRYETEELIYLANHEILKNNFNSVLDLCSGSGFIGLGIKKRHPNTFVTLADISKEAIQSEQLNSKINNLEVTIVQSDLFESIQGKFDIIVSNPPYIGENEILSNSVLNFEPHNALFADDNGLYFYKKIIEQAPKYLNENGMLIFEINPLHIDYWNSIKNNFKLLEISKDISNKNRFVKIIF; this is encoded by the coding sequence ATGCCAACCCGTGAAGATTTATTATTAGAAAAAAGAAGATATGGACTTAAAGAGGAAATATCTTCTTTTGAATTAGAACAATTGAATTCCGGTATGCCCGTTCAAAAAATTATGGGTTATATTGAAATGGCGAATATTAAAATTGATCTTAGACACAATGTTTTGATTCCTAGATATGAAACTGAAGAATTAATTTATTTAGCTAACCATGAAATTTTAAAAAATAATTTTAACTCAGTTCTGGACCTTTGTTCAGGATCAGGATTTATTGGGTTAGGTATTAAAAAAAGACACCCAAATACTTTTGTTACACTTGCAGACATTTCTAAAGAAGCAATTCAATCAGAACAACTTAATTCTAAAATCAACAATCTAGAAGTTACAATTGTACAATCAGATTTATTTGAATCAATACAAGGCAAATTCGATATAATAGTTTCGAACCCACCTTACATAGGTGAAAATGAAATATTGAGTAATTCTGTTTTAAATTTTGAACCACATAATGCATTGTTTGCTGATGATAATGGTTTATATTTTTATAAAAAAATAATAGAGCAAGCTCCAAAATATTTAAATGAAAATGGAATGCTAATTTTTGAAATTAACCCTTTACACATAGATTATTGAAATTCAATTAAAAATAATTTTAAATTACTAGAAATTAGCAAAGATATAAGTAATAAAAATAGATTTGTTAAAATTATCTTTTAA